The DNA sequence CCAGGTCGCTGGCGCTCGCGTGGTTTTCGGGCCACAGCCCCGAGGGATCGACGAACCGCGCCTGTTCCATTCCCAGCGCGCGCGCCTTCGCGTTCATGTCCGCGACGAAAGCCTCCATGCCTCCAGGATGGTTGCGTCCGAGCACATAGGCCGCGAGGTTCTCCGACGACATCAGTGTGATCCGCAGCAGATCCTCGCGGGTCGCCTGGGACCCGATGCGAATGCGTGAATAGGCGTTCTTCGGCGGGTCGTCCGAGCGCTGGGTGATCTCCAGCCACTCGTCCAGCGGCTGCCCCGAGTCGAGCACCACCATCGCGGTCATCAGCTTGGTGATCGAGGCAATCGGGACCGCACGGTCCGCGAACTTGCTATAGAGCGGGTCGCCGGTTTCCAGGTCGACCACCGCTGCATGCACCGAGCCCAGCTGCAGCGCGGAGGCGTTGTGCCCGGCAGGGATTCCGGAAGCCGAGGCCGTGATCGGCCACAGCACGAGCATGAGTGTACCCGCCAGCACGGCGGCCCAGAGCGTGTTCTTCATCGCTGGTTCCAGTCTCCCGGGGTTGGTGAGCCGTTCGGGTCGGCGTGGTTGTGCCCCGCGCTGCCGCCACCGTTTCCTTCCGGAGCGGAGGCCGCGCACTCGCTGGCCGGAAAGCTTAACGAAATCGACCTGCCGCGGCATCCGGGCCAGGTCGAATCAAGGCATCCGTCTGGTCCCGGCCTTTGCGTCGCTGGTTGGTGCGGGGCGGCAGGATCTGTGAACCCGATCAGAGCGACTGCTCGGAATCGTCGCCGGGGCTGTCGATGCCCCGGTGCAGCAGCAGCGTGCCGCTCTGCAGCAGCAGCTCGGTGCTGGCCTGGCGGAACCGGACCGTGGCCTCGCGCAGGCTCAGCTCGCTTTCGAGCACGTCGCGCTGCGCCTGGGCGACCGCGAGGGCGGTGCCGGTGCCGACCCGAAAGCGGATCTCCTCGACCCGGAGCAGTTCCCGCTGCAGCGCGACCGTTTCCTCGCGCGCGCGCACCTGCGCCCGGGCGCGGTCGGCCTCCAGCCAGCTGGCGCGGATGTCCTGGATCGCGAGGCGCTCGAGGCTGTCCAGTGCGGCGCGCGTCTGCTCCCGGGTCAGGCGGGCGCGGCTGAACGCGGCGTCGGCCGCGCGGTTGCCCAACGGCAGCTCGAAGCGCAGCCCGCCAACGAGATCGTAGCCGTTGCCCTGGTCGCCGCGCAGCGACGCGCTGAAGCTCTCGGCGTAGCCCGAAGCCCCGAGCGTCAGGAAGAAGTCCAGCCGCGGCAGCAGGCCGTTGCGCGTTTGCACGATCTCGAGATCCCCGCGCTGGATCCGCAGCCGGGTCTCGTTGAGGTCGGGGCGGTACAGCAACCCCAGCGCGATGTAAT is a window from the Thioalkalivibrio paradoxus ARh 1 genome containing:
- the pbpG gene encoding D-alanyl-D-alanine endopeptidase, coding for MKNTLWAAVLAGTLMLVLWPITASASGIPAGHNASALQLGSVHAAVVDLETGDPLYSKFADRAVPIASITKLMTAMVVLDSGQPLDEWLEITQRSDDPPKNAYSRIRIGSQATREDLLRITLMSSENLAAYVLGRNHPGGMEAFVADMNAKARALGMEQARFVDPSGLWPENHASASDLVKMVEAAYRYPAIREMSTTSRYRVHFRNPRYSLDYGNTNSLVSSARWNVALSKTGYLKEAGRCLVMVAEVAGQPRVMVLLDSLGTRTPLGDAGRIRRWIETGTGGAVAGAAQDYERQRTATLTAGGAPSPR